Proteins found in one Gordonia sp. PDNC005 genomic segment:
- a CDS encoding cobyrinate a,c-diamide synthase gives MVINTRRAGGRRVPTVVIAAPSSGSGKTTITTGLIGALVAAGHRVAPFKVGPDYIDPGYHAVAAGRPGRNLDPNLVGEHRIGPLFAAGSVDADIAVVEGVMGLFDGRITDDDGTLGVGSTAHVASLIGAPVVLVVDAGGHSQSLAALLHGFVSYDPTVHVAGVILNRVGSDRHEAVLRQAADRAGLPVFGVVRRDSALSVPSRHLGLVPAAERSAEAVASVDAITRLVGAGIDVESIVRLAATARGTEVAPWSAADEMAEHRVDTRPVVAVAQGAAFTFGYAEHPELLAAAGADVVSFDPLHDRLPEHTSAVVIGGGFPEEHAVDLAANEGLRSDLARHAAAGRPVHAECAGLLYLSSMLDGHAMVGAIEADGAFGPRLTLGYRDAVAVADSVLYRTGERVTGHEFHRSTVAFRADRTPAWAWRAGDANSADGVVSHGIHASYLHVHPAGVPESVGRFVAAAGRAR, from the coding sequence GTGGTGATCAACACCCGCAGGGCGGGTGGGCGACGGGTTCCCACTGTCGTCATCGCGGCGCCGTCCTCGGGAAGCGGAAAGACGACGATCACCACCGGGCTCATCGGCGCACTCGTCGCCGCTGGTCACCGGGTTGCGCCGTTCAAGGTGGGGCCGGACTACATCGATCCCGGATATCACGCCGTGGCCGCGGGCCGACCCGGACGCAACCTCGACCCCAACCTGGTGGGGGAGCACCGCATCGGGCCGCTCTTCGCCGCAGGCTCGGTGGACGCGGACATCGCGGTTGTCGAAGGTGTGATGGGCCTGTTCGACGGCCGGATCACCGACGACGACGGCACCCTCGGAGTCGGGTCCACCGCGCACGTCGCATCGCTGATCGGCGCCCCGGTGGTCCTGGTGGTCGACGCCGGCGGACACAGTCAGTCGCTTGCAGCACTGCTGCACGGTTTCGTCTCGTACGACCCGACGGTTCACGTGGCGGGCGTGATCCTCAACCGGGTCGGCTCCGATCGCCACGAAGCCGTACTGCGGCAGGCCGCGGACCGGGCCGGACTGCCGGTGTTCGGTGTGGTCCGCCGGGACTCCGCGCTGTCGGTGCCGTCACGGCACCTGGGACTGGTCCCCGCGGCGGAACGCAGTGCCGAGGCCGTGGCGTCCGTTGATGCGATCACCCGGCTGGTCGGCGCCGGTATCGATGTCGAGTCGATCGTCCGTCTCGCTGCGACGGCCAGGGGCACGGAGGTCGCACCGTGGTCGGCCGCCGACGAGATGGCCGAACACCGTGTCGACACGAGACCCGTCGTCGCCGTCGCGCAGGGAGCGGCGTTCACGTTCGGCTACGCCGAGCACCCCGAACTCCTGGCCGCTGCCGGAGCCGACGTGGTGTCGTTCGATCCACTGCATGACAGACTGCCCGAGCACACGTCGGCGGTGGTGATCGGTGGTGGGTTCCCGGAGGAGCACGCAGTCGATCTCGCCGCCAACGAGGGCCTGCGCTCCGATCTGGCTCGCCATGCCGCGGCCGGACGTCCGGTCCATGCGGAATGCGCCGGGCTGCTGTATCTGTCGTCAATGCTCGACGGCCATGCGATGGTCGGAGCGATCGAGGCCGACGGGGCTTTCGGCCCGCGCCTGACCCTCGGCTATCGGGACGCGGTCGCGGTCGCCGACAGCGTGCTCTATCGCACCGGTGAGCGGGTCACCGGACACGAGTTCCACCGAAGCACCGTCGCCTTCCGGGCTGACAGAACACCCGCGTGGGCATGGCGTGCGGGGGACGCGAACTCCGCTGACGGCGTCGTCTCACATGGCATTCACGCCTCTTACCTGCATGTTCACCCGGCGGGAGTGCCCGAGTCCGTCGGCCGGTTCGTCGCTGCGGCAGGACGGGCCCGATGA
- a CDS encoding acyl-ACP desaturase, with protein MTALIGSSMTGSDLLRELLPDCEREVERHMKLTRDWHPHDYVPWDDGRNFAALGGVDWDPEQSQLSETAKAAMITNLLTEDNLPSYHRVIADNFTLDDAWGFWVGRWTAEEMRHSIVMRDYLVVTRGVDPVELENLRMEHMTGGYNPLPDDDGQRDHSFDMLYAVAYVSFQELATRVSHKNTGKACGDPIADRMLQRVAADENLHMIFYRNIVSAALDVVPDEAMEAIFTIVSNFAMPGATMPNFRRNAVLIAKGGIYDLPQHMNEVVMPVLRKWRIFDRDDFGPTGQMYREKLAAFLSQMDVKVTKFEESRARALARAEARM; from the coding sequence ATGACTGCATTGATCGGTTCGTCGATGACCGGCTCGGACCTGCTTCGTGAACTCCTTCCCGATTGTGAGCGGGAAGTGGAACGACATATGAAGCTCACGCGCGACTGGCACCCGCACGACTACGTCCCGTGGGACGACGGCCGCAACTTCGCAGCGCTCGGCGGCGTCGACTGGGACCCGGAGCAGTCGCAGCTGTCGGAGACGGCGAAAGCCGCGATGATCACGAATCTGCTGACGGAGGACAACCTGCCGTCGTACCACCGGGTGATCGCCGACAATTTCACTCTCGACGACGCCTGGGGCTTCTGGGTGGGGCGGTGGACGGCCGAGGAGATGCGGCATTCGATCGTCATGCGGGACTACCTCGTCGTCACCCGTGGGGTCGACCCGGTGGAGCTGGAGAACCTTCGGATGGAACACATGACCGGCGGGTACAACCCGCTGCCGGACGACGACGGCCAGCGTGACCACAGTTTCGACATGCTGTATGCGGTGGCGTACGTGTCGTTCCAGGAGCTGGCCACCCGGGTCAGTCACAAGAACACCGGCAAGGCGTGCGGCGACCCGATCGCCGACCGCATGCTGCAGCGCGTGGCAGCTGACGAGAACCTGCACATGATCTTCTACCGGAACATCGTCTCCGCGGCTCTCGACGTGGTGCCGGACGAGGCGATGGAGGCGATTTTCACCATCGTGTCGAACTTCGCCATGCCGGGAGCGACGATGCCCAACTTCCGCCGCAACGCCGTGTTGATCGCCAAGGGCGGGATCTACGACCTTCCGCAGCACATGAACGAGGTGGTGATGCCGGTCCTGCGCAAGTGGCGGATCTTCGATCGCGACGACTTCGGTCCGACGGGCCAGATGTACCGGGAGAAGCTCGCCGCGTTCCTCTCCCAGATGGACGTCAAGGTCACGAAGTTCGAGGAGTCACGCGCACGGGCCCTGGCCCGGGCCGAAGCACGGATGTAA
- a CDS encoding proline--tRNA ligase: protein MSALFLRTLRDDPADAEVPSHKLLVRAGYIRRTAPGVYSWLPLGLRVFRNVEQVVRDEMDAMGAQEILLPALLPRDPYESTGRWTEYGPNLFRLKDRKGAEMLLGPTHEEIFTQLVKGEYSSYKDLPVILYQVQTKYRDEERPRAGILRGREFVMKDSYSFDLDDAGLQVSYDKHRAAYQSIFDRLGVKYVIVKATAGAMGGSQSEEFLAECEVGEDTFVRSTESDYAANVEAVVTTVPSARPIDGLPAAVAHETGDTPTIETLVDWANATLDGEYTAADTLKNVMVKIRKPGGEWEITAIGVPGDREVDFKRLEASVEPAEVELLEESDFVANPALVKGYIGPKGVQGAGFTYLVDPRVVEGTSWITGADVKGQHFVDLVVGRDFTPDGVIEAASVRDGDPSPDGKGVLTSAKGIEIGHIFQLGRKYADAFELDVLGENGKPVRVTMGSYGLGVSRMVAVLAEQMHDDKGLRWPREVAPFDVHLVIANKDEAAVAGAEDLAAKLDAAGVSVLLDDRKASPGVKFKDSELLGMPIVVVVGRGWANGTVEIRDRFTGEAVEAPVDGATDAVLAAVRG, encoded by the coding sequence ATGTCCGCACTGTTCCTCCGCACGCTCCGCGACGACCCCGCCGACGCCGAGGTTCCGAGCCACAAGCTCCTCGTCCGCGCCGGCTACATCCGACGCACCGCACCAGGCGTCTACTCGTGGCTGCCGCTCGGCCTGCGAGTGTTCCGGAACGTCGAGCAAGTGGTGCGCGACGAGATGGACGCGATGGGCGCTCAGGAGATCCTGCTGCCGGCGCTGCTCCCTCGTGATCCGTACGAGTCGACCGGCCGATGGACCGAGTACGGCCCCAACCTCTTCCGCCTCAAAGACCGCAAGGGCGCAGAGATGTTGCTCGGTCCCACCCATGAAGAGATCTTCACTCAGCTGGTGAAGGGCGAATACAGCTCGTACAAAGACCTCCCGGTGATCCTGTACCAGGTTCAGACCAAATACCGCGACGAAGAGCGGCCCCGCGCGGGTATCCTCCGCGGGCGTGAGTTCGTCATGAAGGACTCGTACTCGTTCGACCTCGACGACGCGGGACTGCAGGTCTCGTACGACAAGCACCGTGCCGCATACCAGAGCATCTTCGACCGTCTCGGCGTCAAGTATGTGATCGTCAAGGCGACGGCCGGAGCGATGGGCGGCAGCCAGTCCGAAGAGTTCCTCGCCGAGTGCGAGGTGGGTGAGGACACCTTCGTCCGCAGCACCGAGTCCGACTACGCAGCCAACGTCGAGGCAGTCGTCACCACCGTGCCGTCCGCGCGGCCGATCGACGGCCTGCCTGCGGCGGTGGCACACGAGACCGGCGACACCCCGACGATCGAGACGCTCGTCGACTGGGCGAACGCGACCCTCGACGGGGAGTACACCGCTGCCGACACTCTCAAGAACGTGATGGTCAAGATCCGCAAGCCGGGCGGCGAGTGGGAGATCACCGCGATCGGCGTTCCCGGCGACCGCGAAGTCGACTTCAAGCGGCTCGAGGCGTCCGTTGAGCCGGCCGAGGTCGAGCTTCTCGAGGAGTCCGACTTCGTCGCGAATCCCGCACTGGTCAAGGGCTACATCGGCCCCAAGGGTGTGCAGGGCGCGGGATTCACATATCTCGTCGATCCTCGAGTGGTCGAGGGCACGTCGTGGATCACGGGCGCCGACGTGAAGGGGCAGCACTTCGTTGACCTCGTCGTGGGCCGCGACTTCACTCCGGACGGAGTCATCGAGGCCGCATCGGTGCGCGACGGCGACCCGTCGCCCGACGGCAAGGGAGTTCTGACCTCGGCCAAGGGCATCGAGATCGGCCACATCTTCCAGCTCGGCCGCAAGTACGCCGACGCCTTCGAGCTCGACGTCCTCGGCGAGAACGGAAAGCCGGTCCGCGTCACGATGGGCTCGTACGGTCTTGGAGTGTCGCGGATGGTCGCCGTCCTCGCCGAGCAGATGCACGACGACAAGGGACTGCGCTGGCCGCGCGAGGTCGCGCCCTTCGACGTCCACCTGGTGATCGCCAACAAGGACGAGGCCGCAGTCGCAGGCGCCGAGGACCTTGCCGCCAAGCTCGACGCTGCAGGCGTCTCGGTGCTCCTCGACGATCGCAAGGCGTCACCCGGGGTGAAGTTCAAGGACTCCGAGCTCCTCGGCATGCCGATCGTCGTTGTCGTCGGACGTGGTTGGGCCAACGGCACCGTCGAGATCCGCGACCGCTTCACCGGTGAAGCCGTGGAAGCTCCGGTCGACGGCGCGACTGACGCCGTCCTTGCCGCAGTACGCGGCTAG
- a CDS encoding response regulator transcription factor has translation MTAGPHDPNRRRVRVFLVDDHELVRRGLRDLLGTADDLVVVGEAATVGEARVGIASAEPDVAVLDVRLPDGNGVELCRDVRAENPNIRCLMLTSYADDDALLAAVLAGASGFVLKQILGHNLIEAVRTVGNGGSLLDPKSTGALLAKLRKGEPTDPLAQLTSQEREVFTLIGEGLTNRQIADRMFLAEKTIKNYVSRILSKLDMQRRTQVAVLATELRGRDR, from the coding sequence ATGACCGCTGGACCTCACGATCCCAACCGACGCCGAGTACGCGTGTTCCTCGTCGACGACCACGAACTCGTCCGACGCGGACTCCGAGACCTGCTCGGTACCGCCGACGATCTCGTGGTGGTCGGTGAAGCCGCAACCGTCGGTGAGGCCCGGGTCGGCATCGCGTCAGCAGAACCCGACGTGGCGGTGCTCGACGTCCGACTCCCCGACGGCAACGGTGTGGAACTGTGTCGGGACGTCCGAGCAGAGAATCCGAACATCCGCTGTCTGATGCTGACCAGTTACGCCGACGACGACGCCCTGCTCGCGGCAGTCCTCGCAGGCGCGTCGGGTTTTGTGCTCAAGCAGATCCTGGGCCACAACTTGATCGAAGCGGTGCGGACCGTCGGCAACGGCGGTTCGCTGCTCGATCCGAAGAGCACCGGTGCGCTTCTCGCGAAGCTGCGCAAGGGCGAGCCCACCGATCCCCTCGCCCAGCTGACGTCGCAGGAGCGTGAGGTGTTCACGCTGATCGGCGAAGGACTCACCAACCGGCAGATCGCCGACCGCATGTTCCTCGCCGAGAAGACGATCAAGAACTACGTCTCGCGGATCCTGTCGAAGCTCGACATGCAGCGTCGCACCCAGGTCGCCGTCCTGGCGACGGAACTGCGCGGTCGTGACCGCTGA
- a CDS encoding GAF domain-containing protein, with amino-acid sequence MTFHEVRTAVDALAAKDGNDPTALRDVLEAVLLVGQGLELDLALQRIVDVAAGVLDARYGALGVRGPELSLQAFVYTGIAPDVRATMGRLPVGHGVLGELLHHPEVLRIERLSDHPASIGFPPQHPPMNTFLGAPIIVRGELFGSIYLTEKQGAPAFTELDEKIVAVLAVAAGIAVDNARSFESSQTRLRWMQLLADRGSEPVRGISLEDTLTGVCADVASLSHATDVYVVTGAELVAHTGDPVNVDDVAGTFGARDAGLAVSVVDDERAWLRDGAQWVTVQPIQGPPGQFRAIVLTHVDRRVWTAEEEAGLAGVARVASLSIAYAQQQDLEREMEVLSDRHRIARDLHDLVIQRLFAIGMSMQTMKARPSELDGRMDQAITDLDSTIAQIRTSIFDLHSSSGQSTKTLRRRVLDVVAELAAHAPITPSVAFSGPVDTIVPDTLSPHIEAVLREGLSNALRHSDAERIGVRIVASDDLVVEVSDDGIGIPQDARRSGLRNLERRATECGGVFSERSAAGEGTTLTWTVPLA; translated from the coding sequence ATGACGTTCCACGAGGTCCGCACGGCGGTCGATGCGCTCGCAGCCAAAGACGGGAACGACCCCACGGCTCTGCGTGACGTGCTCGAAGCCGTCTTGCTGGTCGGCCAGGGTCTTGAACTCGACCTCGCGCTGCAGCGCATCGTCGACGTCGCGGCCGGTGTGCTCGACGCCCGCTACGGCGCCCTCGGCGTTCGCGGACCGGAACTGAGCTTGCAGGCGTTCGTCTACACGGGAATAGCCCCCGATGTGCGTGCGACGATGGGCCGACTGCCCGTCGGTCACGGTGTGCTCGGTGAACTGCTCCACCATCCAGAGGTGCTGCGCATCGAACGGTTGTCGGACCACCCGGCGTCGATCGGGTTCCCACCTCAACACCCGCCGATGAACACCTTTCTCGGGGCACCGATCATCGTCCGCGGGGAGTTGTTCGGCAGCATCTACCTCACGGAGAAGCAGGGTGCGCCTGCGTTCACCGAGCTCGACGAGAAGATCGTCGCCGTGCTGGCTGTAGCCGCGGGCATCGCGGTCGACAACGCGCGCTCCTTCGAGAGTTCACAGACGCGGCTGCGGTGGATGCAGCTGCTCGCCGACCGCGGCAGCGAACCGGTTCGTGGGATCTCGCTCGAAGACACGCTGACCGGCGTGTGCGCGGACGTCGCGTCGTTGAGCCACGCCACCGACGTGTATGTCGTCACCGGGGCGGAGCTTGTCGCCCACACGGGAGACCCGGTGAACGTCGACGACGTCGCCGGCACGTTCGGCGCGCGTGACGCAGGCCTCGCAGTGTCCGTTGTCGACGACGAGCGCGCGTGGCTGCGCGACGGTGCGCAGTGGGTCACCGTGCAACCGATTCAAGGGCCGCCCGGGCAGTTCCGCGCGATCGTCCTGACACACGTCGATCGTCGAGTGTGGACAGCCGAAGAGGAGGCGGGGCTCGCCGGGGTCGCACGTGTTGCGTCGTTGTCGATCGCGTACGCACAGCAGCAGGACCTGGAACGGGAGATGGAGGTCCTCTCCGACCGGCATCGGATCGCTCGTGACCTGCATGATCTGGTGATCCAGAGGCTCTTCGCGATCGGCATGTCGATGCAGACGATGAAAGCGCGGCCGTCCGAACTCGACGGACGCATGGATCAGGCGATCACCGACCTCGACTCGACGATCGCCCAGATCAGAACATCGATCTTCGACCTGCACAGCAGCTCCGGTCAGAGCACCAAGACGCTCCGGCGTCGAGTGCTCGACGTGGTCGCCGAGCTCGCCGCACACGCGCCGATCACCCCGAGCGTCGCATTCTCGGGTCCTGTCGACACGATCGTCCCGGACACCTTGTCGCCGCACATCGAAGCGGTCCTGCGGGAAGGACTGTCGAACGCTCTCCGTCATTCCGACGCCGAGCGGATCGGTGTCCGGATCGTGGCGTCCGACGACCTCGTCGTGGAGGTGTCCGACGACGGTATCGGCATACCGCAGGACGCCCGTCGCTCGGGTCTGCGGAACTTGGAACGCCGTGCGACAGAATGCGGCGGCGTCTTCAGCGAACGGTCCGCCGCAGGGGAGGGCACGACGCTGACCTGGACGGTTCCGCTCGCCTGA
- the rimP gene encoding ribosome maturation factor RimP, with protein MSGDKTEMIGAVVEPVLTGAGYDLEEIALLTPPGRRDVRIVVDRDGGASLDAIAELSRAVDEALEASGVMGEQPYDLELTTRGVGRPLTAERHWRRSTGRTVKVAYTADGVDRDVVGRIGPITDGAVTLVKADKGRLSTVDVVLDTITRAVVDVDFHRPGEAELRACGLDDAEIARRRERTDN; from the coding sequence ATGAGCGGCGACAAGACCGAGATGATCGGAGCCGTCGTCGAACCGGTTCTCACCGGCGCAGGCTACGACCTCGAAGAGATCGCACTGCTGACCCCGCCCGGGCGACGCGACGTCCGAATCGTGGTCGACCGCGACGGCGGGGCGAGCCTCGACGCGATCGCCGAGCTGAGTCGTGCCGTCGACGAGGCGCTCGAGGCATCCGGCGTGATGGGCGAACAGCCGTACGACCTCGAACTCACCACGCGGGGCGTCGGGCGGCCGCTCACCGCAGAACGCCATTGGCGGCGCTCGACCGGCCGGACCGTGAAAGTCGCATACACGGCGGACGGAGTCGACAGAGACGTCGTCGGGCGGATCGGGCCGATCACCGATGGCGCCGTGACGCTCGTGAAAGCAGACAAGGGCCGCCTGTCGACAGTCGACGTGGTTCTCGACACGATCACACGCGCCGTCGTCGACGTCGACTTCCATCGGCCGGGTGAAGCGGAGTTGCGGGCCTGCGGCCTCGACGACGCCGAGATCGCGCGGCGACGCGAACGCACAGACAACTGA
- a CDS encoding ferritin-like domain-containing protein has protein sequence MSQVDALSTAADAENTAIFVYGLATAFATGDERTLVGTYIAEHRVRRDALNNALVAAGSNERVPAAGYTLPFDVTDGATAGKAILQAENACAQAYRALVEQAADTTVRRLGVDGLADSALRIAHWRASQGVSPTTVPFPGA, from the coding sequence ATGAGCCAAGTCGACGCACTGTCCACCGCGGCCGACGCAGAGAACACCGCGATCTTCGTTTACGGTCTCGCGACGGCATTCGCCACGGGTGACGAACGCACTCTCGTCGGCACGTACATCGCCGAGCATCGGGTGCGCCGTGACGCGCTGAACAACGCCCTGGTCGCGGCAGGGTCGAACGAACGGGTGCCCGCAGCCGGCTACACCCTGCCGTTCGACGTCACCGACGGCGCCACCGCTGGAAAGGCCATCCTGCAGGCGGAGAACGCGTGTGCCCAGGCCTACCGTGCTCTCGTGGAACAGGCAGCCGACACGACTGTCCGCAGGCTCGGCGTCGACGGTCTCGCAGACTCCGCCCTGCGCATCGCGCACTGGCGTGCATCGCAGGGCGTCTCTCCGACGACGGTTCCCTTCCCCGGCGCGTAA
- the cobO gene encoding cob(I)yrinic acid a,c-diamide adenosyltransferase: protein MPQGVPESVPNDGLTTRQRRNQPVLAVHTGPGKGKSTAAFGMAMRAWNAGMDVAVFQFVKSAKWKVGEESTMTALGRLHEHTGEGGPVQWHKMGQGWSWIRRSDDAEQDHADAARAGWTEIARRIASEEHDFYVLDEFTYPLHWGWIDVDEVVTALRERPGRQHVVITGRYAPDALVEAADLVTEMTKIKHPMDAGRKGQKGIEW, encoded by the coding sequence ATGCCTCAGGGAGTCCCCGAATCTGTTCCGAACGACGGTTTGACCACACGTCAGCGACGCAACCAGCCGGTGCTGGCAGTGCACACCGGACCAGGCAAGGGCAAGTCGACCGCAGCTTTCGGAATGGCGATGCGCGCATGGAACGCCGGGATGGACGTCGCGGTCTTCCAGTTCGTCAAGAGCGCCAAGTGGAAGGTCGGCGAGGAGTCGACGATGACCGCACTCGGACGACTGCACGAGCACACCGGAGAAGGCGGACCGGTCCAGTGGCACAAGATGGGCCAGGGCTGGTCGTGGATCCGCCGGAGCGACGACGCCGAACAGGACCACGCTGACGCGGCGCGTGCCGGCTGGACCGAGATCGCGCGGCGCATCGCATCGGAAGAACACGACTTCTACGTACTCGACGAGTTCACCTATCCGCTGCACTGGGGATGGATCGACGTCGACGAAGTGGTGACCGCGCTCCGTGAGCGGCCCGGCCGCCAGCACGTCGTGATCACCGGTCGATACGCGCCCGACGCACTCGTCGAAGCCGCCGACCTGGTCACCGAGATGACCAAGATCAAGCACCCGATGGATGCCGGCCGCAAAGGCCAGAAGGGCATCGAGTGGTGA
- a CDS encoding peroxide stress protein YaaA, with the protein MLVILPPSETKSDGGTSAPLDLESLSLPALTDVRRRVADAVVGLSSDLNASRDALGLGASDAAIAEVARNAELFTSPTRPAITRYTGVLYDALDYPGMTRASKTKAADRLMVGSALFGVVSATDEIPAYRLSGGSKLPGFGTLGSVWKPVLSPALDAIDDFVIDLRSGVYQKLGPVSGSVTATVVTEYPNGTRKVVSHFNKHYKGLVAHELVRTRRNVRDVNGLAAVLSDAGQRVEVTSPVEITVVTEG; encoded by the coding sequence GTGCTCGTGATCCTGCCTCCTTCGGAGACCAAGTCCGACGGCGGGACGTCGGCCCCGCTCGACCTCGAATCGCTGTCGCTCCCCGCGCTCACCGACGTACGCCGACGTGTGGCCGACGCCGTCGTCGGGTTGTCGTCCGACCTCAACGCCTCCCGCGACGCACTCGGCCTTGGCGCGAGTGATGCGGCGATCGCCGAGGTCGCTCGCAACGCAGAGCTGTTCACCAGCCCGACCCGTCCGGCGATCACTCGGTACACGGGTGTTCTCTACGACGCCCTCGACTACCCGGGCATGACTCGTGCGTCGAAGACGAAGGCGGCGGATCGCCTCATGGTGGGATCGGCGCTGTTCGGCGTCGTCTCAGCGACCGACGAGATTCCGGCGTACCGCCTCTCGGGCGGATCGAAGCTTCCGGGTTTCGGGACTCTAGGCTCCGTGTGGAAGCCGGTCCTCTCTCCCGCGCTCGACGCGATCGACGACTTCGTGATCGACCTGCGGTCGGGCGTTTACCAGAAGCTCGGGCCCGTCTCGGGCTCGGTGACCGCAACCGTCGTCACCGAGTACCCGAACGGGACGCGCAAGGTGGTCAGCCACTTCAACAAGCACTACAAGGGTCTCGTCGCGCACGAACTCGTCCGCACACGCCGGAACGTCCGTGACGTCAACGGACTGGCCGCCGTGCTGTCCGACGCAGGTCAGCGAGTGGAGGTGACCTCGCCCGTCGAGATCACCGTCGTCACGGAGGGCTGA
- the cobA gene encoding uroporphyrinogen-III C-methyltransferase, translating to MGHPHYLAGLDLRDRRVVVVGGGSVAQRRLPNLLAAGADVHVIAVDPTPTIESEPTVTVHRRPYAAGDLDGAWYAIACTDDPAVNAAIVAEATEDRIFCVRADDGSSGTAVTPASGHHGDLQFGVLAGGDHRRSAAARAAITAAFADGTSLTVEDDNRHAPGVALVGGGPGAADMITVRGRRLLAEADVVVADRLAPVALLDELGPQVEIIDAAKVPYGRAMRQEQINEILVERAKAGKFVVRLKGGDPYVYGRGFEELQACVEAGVPVTVVPGVTSPISAPGLAGIPVTHRGVTHEFVVVSGHVAPDHPDSLTDWNALAQLRGTIVLMMAVKRIDVFAQALLAGGRPADTPVAFIENASRPDQRLIRTDLSHAAQAASDEGLIAPAIAVIGPVAGFTDIDRAVLL from the coding sequence ATGGGGCACCCTCATTACCTGGCCGGACTGGACCTGCGGGACCGACGTGTTGTTGTCGTCGGAGGCGGAAGCGTCGCGCAGCGTCGACTGCCGAACCTGCTGGCAGCAGGCGCGGACGTGCATGTGATCGCAGTCGATCCGACACCGACGATCGAGTCTGAACCCACGGTGACGGTCCACCGTCGGCCATACGCCGCCGGTGATCTCGACGGTGCCTGGTACGCCATCGCATGCACCGACGATCCGGCGGTGAACGCTGCGATCGTGGCCGAAGCGACCGAGGACCGGATCTTCTGCGTCCGGGCCGACGACGGTTCGTCCGGCACTGCGGTGACACCGGCGTCCGGCCATCACGGCGATCTTCAGTTCGGAGTGCTCGCCGGTGGCGATCACCGGCGTTCCGCGGCCGCCCGCGCCGCGATCACCGCGGCATTCGCGGACGGCACGTCATTGACCGTCGAGGACGACAACCGTCATGCGCCGGGAGTCGCCCTCGTCGGCGGTGGGCCCGGCGCCGCCGACATGATCACCGTGCGTGGCCGCAGACTGCTCGCCGAAGCCGACGTGGTCGTCGCAGATCGCCTGGCACCCGTTGCACTGCTCGACGAGCTCGGCCCGCAGGTCGAGATCATCGACGCGGCGAAGGTGCCGTACGGCCGTGCGATGCGTCAGGAGCAGATCAACGAGATCCTCGTCGAGCGGGCGAAGGCCGGGAAGTTCGTCGTCCGTCTGAAAGGCGGCGATCCCTACGTGTACGGGCGCGGTTTCGAAGAACTGCAGGCGTGTGTCGAGGCCGGGGTCCCGGTGACGGTGGTCCCGGGTGTCACGAGCCCGATCTCGGCTCCCGGTCTCGCGGGAATCCCGGTGACTCACCGTGGAGTGACCCACGAGTTCGTCGTCGTGTCCGGTCATGTGGCACCGGATCATCCGGACTCGCTGACCGACTGGAACGCGCTCGCCCAGTTGCGAGGCACGATCGTGTTGATGATGGCGGTCAAACGGATCGACGTGTTCGCGCAGGCCCTGCTGGCCGGAGGGCGCCCGGCGGACACGCCCGTCGCCTTCATCGAGAACGCCTCTCGTCCCGATCAGCGGCTCATTCGCACAGACCTCTCGCACGCCGCGCAAGCGGCGAGCGACGAGGGACTGATCGCGCCTGCGATCGCGGTGATCGGGCCGGTCGCCGGATTCACCGACATCGATCGTGCGGTGCTCCTGTGA